A single region of the Streptomyces sp. NBC_00236 genome encodes:
- the otsB gene encoding trehalose-phosphatase — MGSTPHTPPLPAPVTSAGREGLAALLDRPDRAVIALDFDGTLADIVPDPEQARAHHGAVEALAALAPKVASIAVITGRPAGVAVRYGGFAGVTGLDRLVVLGHYGAERWDAVSGTVHAPAPHPGVAAVRAELPGVLDRFDSWHGTWTEEKGQALAVHTRRAADPQAAFEALRGPLGELAARHGLIVEPGRLVLELRPPGMDKGVALTEYVRENGAGSVLYAGDDLGDLAAYAAVEKLRTEGPDGIPGLLVCSGTEVPELAERADLALPGPGAVVGLLSALAERL, encoded by the coding sequence ATGGGCAGCACTCCGCACACCCCACCCCTGCCGGCCCCGGTCACCTCCGCCGGACGGGAGGGCCTCGCCGCGCTCCTCGACCGGCCCGACCGCGCCGTCATCGCACTCGATTTCGACGGCACGCTCGCCGACATCGTCCCGGACCCCGAACAGGCCCGCGCCCACCACGGCGCCGTCGAGGCACTGGCCGCGCTGGCCCCCAAGGTCGCGTCGATCGCCGTGATCACCGGCCGCCCGGCCGGCGTGGCGGTCCGCTACGGCGGCTTCGCCGGGGTCACCGGACTGGACCGGCTCGTCGTCCTCGGCCACTACGGTGCCGAACGCTGGGACGCCGTCTCCGGCACCGTCCACGCCCCCGCCCCGCACCCCGGCGTCGCCGCGGTCCGGGCCGAACTTCCCGGCGTACTCGACCGGTTCGACTCCTGGCACGGCACCTGGACAGAGGAGAAGGGCCAGGCGCTCGCCGTCCACACCCGCCGCGCCGCCGACCCGCAGGCCGCCTTCGAGGCCCTGCGCGGCCCCCTGGGCGAGCTCGCCGCCCGCCACGGCCTGATCGTCGAACCGGGGCGCCTGGTCCTGGAGTTGCGCCCTCCGGGCATGGACAAGGGCGTGGCCCTCACCGAGTACGTACGCGAGAACGGCGCCGGGTCCGTGCTCTACGCGGGCGACGACCTGGGCGACCTGGCCGCGTACGCCGCCGTGGAGAAGCTCCGCACCGAGGGCCCGGACGGCATCCCGGGCCTGCTCGTCTGCAGCGGCACGGAAGTGCCGGAACTGGCGGAGCGCGCCGATCTGGCGCTGCCGGGCCCGGGGGCCGTCGTCGGGCTCCTGTCCGCCCTGGCCGAGCGCCTCTAG